In one Nostoc sp. KVJ3 genomic region, the following are encoded:
- a CDS encoding four helix bundle protein yields MRQPAKTFQDLIVWQKAHKFVLCVYQFTGQFPKTEIYGLTSQFRRAAISIPANICEGFKKKGATDKVRFMNIAQGSVEECRYYLILSKDLDYGDTSGLMLQLEEVSKLLTGYANSILNSDS; encoded by the coding sequence ATGAGACAACCAGCTAAGACATTCCAAGACTTGATAGTTTGGCAGAAAGCACATAAGTTTGTTTTATGTGTATATCAATTTACAGGTCAATTTCCTAAAACGGAAATCTATGGGCTTACCTCTCAGTTTAGACGAGCAGCAATTTCTATTCCAGCAAATATATGTGAAGGATTCAAGAAAAAGGGAGCAACAGACAAAGTACGGTTTATGAACATTGCACAAGGCTCTGTAGAGGAATGCCGCTACTATCTAATTCTTTCAAAAGACCTTGACTACGGTGACACATCAGGATTAATGCTTCAACTTGAGGAGGTTAGTAAATTACTAACAGGTTATGCTAATTCCATTCTGAATTCTGACTCCTGA
- a CDS encoding peroxiredoxin-like family protein, giving the protein MNPYNILNQTELQCVSDGITRPLLENCETASHILILVWPQLGDFDSLEYAWWLQRKAKKLPPEKLAIRAVGIGSRTSGTRFCQYTGFPPENLFVEPNAELHHQLKLYSGLNLTLPGLSVSHQAWLNLMLMCAGFGSPGTLREVFRGYRGDRQAPQLIEDDEIIQGTPLPAFKGSFFRLAGPNGFQRPFELATLRLRNMVEVLSNWHTYVPNSAYLTQRGGTFLFDSKGQLLYSHRDPGILGFAANMSQPLSFLSFIEANSFTMGDA; this is encoded by the coding sequence ATGAATCCCTACAATATCCTTAATCAGACTGAACTTCAGTGTGTTAGTGATGGCATAACCCGCCCCCTACTAGAAAATTGCGAGACTGCCTCACATATCCTGATTTTAGTCTGGCCACAGCTTGGGGATTTTGATAGCCTTGAATATGCATGGTGGTTACAGCGCAAAGCTAAAAAATTGCCTCCTGAAAAACTCGCTATTCGTGCAGTGGGAATTGGCTCACGCACCTCTGGAACAAGATTCTGTCAATATACAGGATTTCCACCCGAAAATTTATTTGTTGAACCCAATGCAGAACTACATCACCAACTTAAACTTTATTCAGGTCTGAATCTGACTCTACCTGGACTTTCTGTGTCTCATCAAGCTTGGCTAAATCTAATGTTAATGTGTGCAGGGTTTGGAAGTCCGGGAACGCTAAGAGAAGTTTTTCGGGGATACAGGGGAGATCGTCAAGCCCCTCAACTCATTGAAGATGATGAAATTATTCAAGGTACTCCTCTACCTGCTTTTAAAGGCTCGTTTTTCCGATTAGCTGGCCCAAATGGTTTTCAACGTCCCTTTGAATTAGCAACTCTACGACTACGTAATATGGTGGAAGTTCTGAGCAATTGGCACACTTATGTACCAAATTCTGCCTACTTAACTCAGCGTGGTGGAACTTTTTTGTTTGATAGTAAAGGCCAGTTACTTTACTCTCATCGAGATCCAGGAATTCTGGGCTTTGCTGCTAATATGAGTCAGCCTCTATCATTTTTATCCTTTATCGAAGCAAATAGCTTTACGATGGGTGATGCGTAA
- a CDS encoding DUF5674 family protein gives MILIIREPASREEIDEMVKTWDVFIKIAVDIERKILAGGGVRHYECEQELLKDGSRQRDIWGVDWSVFTQEIVFESIINIRPSQNNRSMIIQSNHIREQVSQITKQLLGGL, from the coding sequence TTGATTTTAATAATCCGTGAGCCTGCTAGTCGTGAAGAAATAGACGAAATGGTGAAAACTTGGGATGTATTCATTAAAATAGCAGTAGACATCGAACGCAAAATTCTTGCAGGTGGTGGCGTTCGCCATTACGAATGTGAACAAGAGTTACTCAAAGACGGTAGCAGACAACGAGATATTTGGGGTGTGGATTGGTCTGTTTTCACTCAGGAAATCGTGTTTGAGTCAATCATCAACATTCGCCCAAGCCAGAATAACCGTAGTATGATAATACAGTCTAACCATATTCGAGAACAAGTTAGCCAAATTACCAAGCAATTGCTAGGAGGATTGTAA
- a CDS encoding RNA-guided endonuclease TnpB family protein has translation MRDDFLHKLSTRLIKENSIICIEDLRVANMVKNHKLAMSISDASWSKFVAMLEYKANWHDRILQKVGTFYPSSQTCNHCGFINPLVKDLKLREWSCPSCNNYNLRDTNAALNILAEGLRILTAAVGAPDALNACGELVSPGLLQAEIVEAGIA, from the coding sequence CTGAGAGATGACTTTCTGCACAAACTTTCGACTCGCCTAATCAAAGAAAACAGCATTATCTGTATTGAAGATTTGCGAGTTGCCAACATGGTTAAAAATCACAAATTAGCCATGAGCATTTCTGACGCTAGTTGGTCTAAATTCGTTGCCATGCTGGAATACAAAGCTAACTGGCATGACAGAATCCTACAGAAAGTTGGTACATTTTACCCTTCATCTCAGACTTGTAATCATTGTGGTTTCATTAACCCATTGGTTAAAGATTTAAAGTTGCGTGAATGGTCTTGCCCTAGTTGTAATAATTACAATTTGAGAGATACAAACGCAGCATTAAATATTTTGGCTGAAGGATTAAGAATTTTGACAGCAGCCGTCGGTGCGCCGGATGCTCTAAACGCCTGTGGAGAACTTGTAAGTCCTGGATTACTCCAGGCAGAGATCGTTGAAGCAGGAATCGCGTGA
- a CDS encoding YciI family protein: protein MKYLLLIYMDENAMSDTEREHCYGESAQLAQDLHTQGQFLATAPLHPVATVTSVQVRDGKSLVTDGPFAETREQLGGFFLVNAQDLDEAIAIATRIPGAKVGTVEIRPVIEVAGLPAQP, encoded by the coding sequence ATGAAATATTTGCTGCTGATTTATATGGACGAAAACGCCATGAGCGACACCGAGCGGGAGCATTGCTATGGGGAATCTGCCCAACTCGCCCAGGACTTGCATACTCAAGGACAATTTCTAGCGACGGCTCCACTCCATCCTGTTGCAACCGTAACCAGTGTCCAAGTCCGTGATGGCAAATCACTCGTGACCGATGGACCATTTGCCGAAACCCGCGAACAATTGGGTGGATTCTTCCTCGTTAATGCTCAGGATTTGGATGAAGCCATTGCGATCGCCACCCGCATCCCAGGTGCAAAAGTCGGCACCGTCGAAATCCGTCCTGTCATCGAAGTTGCGGGACTACCAGCACAGCCCTGA
- a CDS encoding VOC family protein, with the protein MQNNSKITPCLWFDDQAEAAAQFYTSIFRNSKIVHVSRYGDAGQEIHGKPAGAVMTVSFELDGQPFTALNGGPTFKFNEAISFQIFCDTQADVDDYWQKLSAGGDETAQQCGWLKDKYGISWQIIPRILIELLNHPDAATSQKVTTTMLQMKKIEIDELKRVAAE; encoded by the coding sequence ATGCAAAACAATTCCAAAATCACTCCCTGTTTATGGTTTGACGATCAAGCCGAAGCCGCCGCTCAGTTTTATACGTCGATTTTTCGCAATTCCAAAATTGTCCACGTCAGTCGATATGGAGACGCTGGACAGGAAATTCACGGAAAACCAGCCGGAGCCGTCATGACTGTTAGCTTTGAACTTGATGGTCAGCCGTTCACAGCACTCAACGGTGGTCCGACCTTCAAATTTAACGAGGCGATTTCCTTCCAAATCTTTTGCGATACCCAGGCGGACGTGGACGATTACTGGCAAAAATTGTCTGCCGGTGGGGATGAAACCGCACAGCAATGCGGCTGGCTCAAAGACAAATACGGCATCTCCTGGCAAATTATTCCTCGTATTCTGATTGAGTTACTCAACCACCCCGACGCGGCAACCTCTCAAAAAGTGACCACTACCATGCTGCAAATGAAGAAGATCGAGATTGATGAACTCAAGCGTGTCGCTGCTGAGTAG
- a CDS encoding VOC family protein, producing MQLNSYLMFNGNCEAAFKFYEQCLGGKITMMMTHKEAPSAENVSPEWQDKIMHACLELDDRLLMGSDCPPGYFETPQGFYVQISVPEIAEAERLFHALAENGKVKMAIAQTFWSSRFGMLTDQFGTPWMINCEQTI from the coding sequence ATGCAACTCAATTCTTACCTGATGTTCAACGGCAACTGTGAGGCAGCGTTCAAGTTCTATGAACAATGTCTGGGTGGCAAGATAACTATGATGATGACACACAAAGAAGCACCTTCTGCCGAAAATGTCTCACCGGAATGGCAGGACAAAATCATGCACGCTTGCCTTGAACTAGATGATCGCCTCCTGATGGGATCTGACTGCCCACCAGGATACTTTGAAACCCCGCAAGGTTTCTACGTACAAATTAGCGTTCCTGAAATCGCTGAGGCAGAACGGCTTTTTCACGCTCTAGCAGAAAACGGCAAGGTGAAGATGGCGATCGCGCAAACCTTCTGGTCATCGCGCTTTGGCATGTTGACCGATCAGTTTGGGACACCGTGGATGATCAACTGCGAACAAACCATCTGA
- a CDS encoding GIY-YIG nuclease family protein → MWLKYGVNEEGILICNIEDINRGKTSLQCPYCNSSLTAKKGKVKEHHFAHNEETCRPIANREFPTLPLYDNFNVQLSGKDLAQLKLLWQEYGAKNYPISFYLITSSLLKAGVLRKNLYLTPTEYEFSDLGKIPVGALEFARFNDVQEPLLLKKLLKLQLSFKHAEYKNAPDLVYRFTDLKLYRAQLQRILSSSLYFLEIETNIGIIYKIGVTTRSVLKRVAEVKINLLAHYSSAAIKVLGTWEHRGNIELYFKHRYQSFNHPIGSLTEYYKFNAEDTEMVLRDLQQMQPKILSQDEIDIFEENYSWEQIAV, encoded by the coding sequence ATGTGGCTAAAATATGGTGTAAATGAAGAAGGTATCTTGATATGTAACATTGAAGATATCAATAGGGGGAAGACTTCACTTCAGTGTCCTTACTGTAATAGTAGTCTAACTGCTAAAAAAGGCAAGGTGAAAGAGCATCATTTTGCTCATAATGAAGAAACCTGCCGCCCCATAGCTAACCGAGAATTCCCTACTCTGCCACTCTATGACAATTTCAACGTTCAATTATCTGGCAAGGATTTGGCACAGTTAAAGCTGCTTTGGCAGGAGTACGGAGCCAAAAATTACCCTATTAGTTTCTACTTAATTACTTCTAGTTTACTCAAAGCAGGAGTGTTAAGAAAAAACCTATACTTAACCCCAACAGAATATGAATTTAGTGATTTGGGTAAAATTCCCGTTGGAGCGCTAGAGTTTGCGCGGTTCAATGATGTACAGGAGCCACTATTACTTAAAAAACTGCTGAAACTTCAGCTATCTTTTAAACACGCCGAATACAAAAATGCTCCAGATTTAGTATATCGATTTACTGATTTGAAGCTGTATCGCGCTCAACTTCAACGTATTCTATCCTCTAGCCTATATTTTTTAGAGATTGAAACTAATATTGGAATTATCTACAAAATAGGAGTAACCACTAGATCCGTTCTCAAGCGAGTAGCAGAAGTAAAAATTAATTTGCTTGCTCATTATTCGAGTGCTGCTATTAAAGTATTAGGAACTTGGGAACACAGGGGAAATATTGAATTATATTTCAAACACCGTTATCAAAGCTTTAATCATCCCATAGGGAGTTTAACTGAGTACTATAAATTTAATGCTGAGGATACCGAAATGGTACTGCGTGACCTACAACAAATGCAACCTAAAATACTATCTCAAGATGAAATAGATATTTTTGAGGAGAATTATAGCTGGGAGCAAATTGCTGTGTAG
- a CDS encoding YciI family protein: protein MKVMVFVKATQDSETGVMPSEQLLTEMGQYNEELARAGILLAAEGFHPSSKGVRVHFSGTDRTVTQGPFTPAPELVAGYWLWQVNSMEEAVAWVKRCLNPMPGDSEIEIRPVFEAEDFGEVLTPALREQEDRIRAQLETQQQE, encoded by the coding sequence ATGAAAGTCATGGTCTTTGTCAAAGCAACCCAAGACTCCGAAACTGGGGTCATGCCGAGCGAACAGCTTTTAACTGAAATGGGGCAGTACAACGAAGAATTAGCCAGGGCGGGTATCTTGCTCGCTGCTGAGGGGTTTCATCCTAGCTCAAAAGGGGTGCGAGTTCACTTTTCAGGAACCGATCGCACCGTCACCCAAGGACCTTTCACTCCAGCGCCGGAGCTAGTGGCAGGGTACTGGCTGTGGCAGGTGAACTCAATGGAAGAGGCAGTTGCTTGGGTAAAGCGCTGCCTTAACCCTATGCCAGGAGACTCCGAGATTGAGATTCGTCCCGTATTCGAGGCAGAGGATTTTGGTGAAGTCCTGACACCCGCCTTAAGGGAGCAGGAAGACCGCATTCGCGCTCAACTTGAAACGCAGCAGCAAGAGTAA
- a CDS encoding VOC family protein, producing MSTQIFVNLPVKYLQQSIEFFTKLGFQFNPEFTDETATCMIVSETIFVMLLTHEKFKTFTPNPICDATKSTEVLTCLSVESREKVDRLVREAVAAGGTTYNEPQDHGFMYAHGFQDLDGHIWELIYMEPEATHPVEAEREGAGVSETPAVKGGA from the coding sequence ATGAGTACTCAAATTTTCGTCAACCTACCCGTCAAATATCTCCAGCAATCCATCGAGTTTTTCACAAAACTTGGCTTTCAGTTCAACCCCGAATTTACCGATGAAACGGCCACCTGCATGATTGTGTCCGAAACCATCTTTGTGATGCTTTTGACGCATGAGAAATTCAAAACATTCACGCCGAACCCGATTTGCGATGCCACAAAAAGTACCGAAGTGTTGACGTGCTTATCAGTTGAGAGCCGAGAAAAAGTGGATCGGCTGGTTCGTGAAGCCGTTGCTGCTGGTGGCACAACCTACAACGAACCTCAAGACCACGGATTTATGTACGCACATGGATTTCAGGATTTAGATGGTCACATTTGGGAACTGATTTACATGGAACCCGAAGCAACCCATCCAGTTGAGGCTGAAAGGGAAGGAGCAGGAGTGTCAGAAACCCCAGCCGTAAAGGGCGGGGCTTGA
- a CDS encoding ISAs1 family transposase has product MSEGFETKSADSVKNTRCQPKSRKIADIGSIQQSLVEHFSDIKDKRVERTKKHQFTDILVIAILAIIAGAQGWEDIENYGISKQTWLEEFLALPNGIPSDDTFRRVFELIDPEALNRCFLRWVETLITNMGGEIIPIDGKTIRGSYDRNQGQSALHLISAWASEHSLVLAQVKVEDKSNEITAIPALLEMLDISGCIITIDAMGTQTEIAKQIIAKKADYVLALKANHPMLYSQVKEWFDKAQAEQFSGINVSYDKRIEKAHHRTEIREVWTVPIAAIGELYQPKLWAGLQSLVMVVRVRHLWNKTTREVQFYLTSLNSDAQIIGRAIRKHWGIENEAHWTLDCTFAEDACRIRSFHSPQNFALLRRFALNALNREQTYKRSLRQKMKRTAMDNNYMIQVLSCFIDNTLDSSDSLCQA; this is encoded by the coding sequence ATGTCAGAGGGCTTTGAAACTAAATCTGCTGATAGTGTCAAAAATACTCGTTGTCAGCCAAAATCAAGAAAAATAGCAGACATTGGCAGTATTCAACAAAGTCTAGTTGAGCATTTCTCGGATATCAAAGACAAGAGAGTAGAGCGGACGAAGAAACATCAATTCACAGATATCTTAGTCATCGCAATTTTAGCAATCATAGCTGGAGCACAAGGGTGGGAAGACATCGAGAATTATGGCATCAGCAAGCAAACATGGTTAGAAGAGTTTCTGGCATTACCAAATGGTATTCCCTCAGATGATACATTTCGACGAGTGTTTGAGTTGATCGACCCAGAAGCATTAAATCGATGTTTCTTGAGATGGGTAGAAACCCTAATCACAAACATGGGAGGAGAAATTATCCCCATAGATGGAAAGACAATTAGGGGTTCTTATGACCGCAATCAAGGTCAAAGCGCACTCCACCTTATAAGTGCCTGGGCGAGTGAGCACAGTTTAGTGTTGGCACAAGTGAAAGTAGAAGATAAATCCAATGAAATCACCGCCATTCCAGCACTGTTAGAAATGCTAGACATCTCTGGCTGTATCATCACCATTGATGCAATGGGAACACAAACCGAAATTGCCAAACAGATTATCGCCAAAAAAGCTGATTATGTCCTGGCACTGAAAGCCAACCATCCCATGCTCTATTCTCAAGTCAAAGAATGGTTTGACAAAGCGCAAGCAGAGCAATTTTCGGGGATTAATGTTAGTTATGACAAACGGATTGAAAAAGCACATCATCGCACGGAAATTCGTGAAGTTTGGACTGTACCCATTGCGGCTATCGGTGAGCTTTATCAACCCAAATTATGGGCAGGTTTGCAATCTCTAGTTATGGTTGTCCGTGTTCGTCATCTTTGGAATAAAACTACTCGTGAGGTTCAGTTTTATCTCACTTCTTTAAACAGTGATGCTCAAATTATCGGTCGGGCTATCCGAAAACACTGGGGCATTGAAAACGAGGCTCACTGGACTCTCGACTGTACTTTTGCAGAAGACGCTTGTCGCATTCGTTCTTTCCACAGTCCCCAAAATTTTGCTCTTTTACGACGCTTCGCTCTCAATGCTCTTAACCGTGAACAGACCTACAAACGTAGTCTTCGTCAAAAAATGAAACGCACCGCTATGGATAACAATTATATGATTCAGGTTCTCAGTTGTTTCATTGACAATACTTTAGATTCTTCTGATTCCTTGTGTCAAGCCTGA
- a CDS encoding AAA family ATPase, with amino-acid sequence MLKELHLQQVGPAAHFDVAFADRLNIFTGDNGLGKSFLLDIAWWVMTTNWVEQPAYPQQVKGENPQITAVVSNKKNIREYQSQFDFSEQQWRNLQMPPLLKEVVIYVRVDGSFSVFDPARQRDIAYNFNPNTLWNGLKSKGKVICNGLIQDWVTWQNQPNKYPFELFSNVIKKLAPHPSEWIEVGETTRVSIEDVRDIPTVNLPYGNVPVTQTSAGMKRILGLSYLLVWTWYEHKKASELRQQKPVNQIVLLIDEIESHLHPRWQRVILPAILSVVTELQPRMKIQALVTTHSPLILASLEPNFHEQEDQLFLFKLQDREVSLDEVPWSKQGDIVGWLTSDIFGLKQARSKEAEIAIEAAEAWMRDDDMNTFPENLRIPTQIHQELQRVLPGHDPFWPRWIVTTEKRNSGLSGV; translated from the coding sequence ATGTTAAAAGAACTTCACCTCCAACAAGTTGGTCCTGCTGCCCATTTTGATGTCGCATTTGCCGATAGGCTCAATATATTTACTGGTGATAATGGTTTAGGTAAAAGTTTTTTACTCGATATTGCATGGTGGGTGATGACTACAAATTGGGTGGAGCAACCAGCGTACCCACAGCAAGTCAAAGGTGAAAATCCACAAATTACAGCCGTAGTTAGCAATAAAAAAAATATAAGAGAGTATCAGAGCCAGTTTGATTTTTCTGAACAGCAATGGCGTAATTTACAAATGCCGCCTTTATTAAAAGAGGTAGTTATTTATGTGCGGGTTGATGGTAGTTTTTCTGTTTTTGACCCTGCTCGCCAACGCGATATTGCTTATAATTTTAATCCAAATACACTTTGGAATGGATTAAAGTCAAAAGGTAAAGTTATTTGTAATGGTCTAATTCAAGATTGGGTTACATGGCAGAATCAACCCAATAAATATCCATTTGAACTCTTTTCTAATGTCATTAAAAAACTTGCACCTCACCCTTCCGAATGGATAGAAGTGGGAGAAACAACGCGAGTTTCTATTGAAGACGTGCGCGATATTCCTACAGTGAACCTACCTTACGGGAATGTTCCTGTTACTCAAACATCAGCCGGAATGAAGCGTATTCTGGGACTATCTTATTTACTAGTGTGGACTTGGTACGAACATAAAAAAGCTTCGGAATTGCGACAACAAAAGCCAGTAAATCAGATAGTTTTACTAATTGATGAAATTGAATCTCATTTGCATCCTCGTTGGCAGAGGGTGATTTTACCAGCTATTTTATCTGTGGTAACAGAATTACAACCCAGGATGAAGATACAGGCTTTAGTAACTACTCATTCTCCACTTATTCTTGCTTCCTTAGAACCAAATTTTCATGAGCAAGAAGATCAACTATTTTTATTTAAATTACAAGATAGAGAGGTTAGCCTTGACGAAGTACCTTGGTCAAAACAAGGGGACATAGTTGGATGGTTAACCTCAGACATTTTTGGACTCAAACAAGCCCGTTCCAAAGAAGCAGAAATCGCAATTGAAGCAGCAGAGGCTTGGATGCGTGATGATGATATGAATACGTTTCCAGAAAATCTGAGAATACCAACACAAATTCATCAGGAACTTCAAAGAGTTTTACCAGGACATGACCCATTTTGGCCCCGTTGGATAGTTACAACGGAGAAAAGAAATTCTGGATTATCAGGGGTATAA
- a CDS encoding ATP-binding protein, with protein MLRYKEYTWLIGKLNAGKNVNLWGKQDIGKTFTVKNCLLKDITFRSVYLNLEYPFSVAHLFDVIPMSFDLYYQQDWQNIVSELSDGLNRLLVIDNFDRLHFVGDSFSNDLLRLQQLAKLENFSLLLISRMPLRCFHFTGFANCFEELELNETNTWTFGK; from the coding sequence ATGTTACGTTATAAAGAATATACTTGGTTGATTGGTAAACTAAATGCAGGCAAGAATGTTAATTTATGGGGTAAACAGGATATTGGTAAGACTTTTACTGTTAAAAACTGTTTACTTAAAGATATTACTTTCAGGTCTGTTTATCTCAATCTTGAATATCCTTTTAGTGTGGCTCATCTCTTTGATGTTATTCCTATGAGTTTTGATTTGTACTACCAGCAGGATTGGCAAAATATAGTAAGCGAATTATCTGATGGATTAAATAGACTACTTGTGATTGATAATTTTGATAGATTGCACTTTGTTGGTGATAGTTTTAGCAATGATTTATTGAGATTACAACAGTTAGCTAAACTAGAAAATTTTTCTTTACTATTAATATCTCGGATGCCGCTAAGATGTTTCCACTTTACGGGTTTTGCTAACTGTTTTGAAGAATTGGAATTAAACGAAACTAATACTTGGACTTTTGGAAAGTAG
- a CDS encoding pentapeptide repeat-containing protein, whose product MKNIISIGLNNWLKRHKDSVLLFDSIAAASEIALMLNGKWDGCNGVIIASGDEVAVNTAAKLLETTWCYQGASKAVLGRVTTDEILRRYAIGERNFVNANLRCAVLASVKLSEINLSYAQLSWADLSQANLSYADLTAADLSLANLSGADLSKAYLMRTNLSGADLQQASLRGANLSSANLSEVNLTGADLTGANLSLADLRGANFHLCNLSGANLTDAKLIESDLAFARQ is encoded by the coding sequence ATGAAAAATATTATCTCGATTGGTTTGAATAATTGGTTAAAACGGCACAAAGACTCTGTTTTACTATTTGATTCAATTGCTGCCGCTAGTGAGATTGCCCTAATGCTTAACGGTAAATGGGATGGCTGCAATGGTGTAATCATAGCTTCCGGTGATGAGGTAGCTGTTAACACTGCTGCCAAGCTATTAGAAACTACATGGTGTTATCAAGGCGCATCAAAAGCTGTTTTAGGCAGAGTAACAACTGATGAAATTTTACGCCGTTATGCAATCGGAGAAAGAAATTTTGTTAATGCTAATTTGAGGTGTGCAGTACTTGCATCAGTAAAGCTGAGTGAAATTAACCTAAGTTATGCTCAGTTGAGTTGGGCAGACCTTAGTCAAGCCAATCTAAGTTATGCTGATTTAACAGCAGCAGACCTAAGCCTTGCTAATTTAAGTGGAGCCGACCTCAGTAAAGCATACCTAATGAGGACAAACCTAAGCGGGGCAGACCTGCAACAAGCTTCACTGAGAGGGGCTAACTTAAGTAGTGCTAATTTAAGTGAAGTTAACCTCACTGGTGCAGATTTAACAGGAGCTAATCTATCACTAGCAGACCTAAGAGGGGCAAATTTTCACTTGTGCAATTTGAGTGGGGCTAATCTAACAGATGCCAAGTTAATTGAAAGTGACTTGGCTTTTGCTAGACAATAA
- a CDS encoding RNA polymerase sigma factor: MASIPKIDVAQAIAALYRTEWGRIVAILIRLVGDFDVAEEAAQAAFTAAVNQWESDGIPDRPRAWIIRTARYKAIDHLRRRTKLTEKLEWYAASGLIPSTEEPTYDSDEIGDDRLRLIFTCCHPALATETQVALTLRMLGGLETDEIARAFLIPTATMAQRLVRAKRKIRDAGIPYKVPETADIAPRIEAVLTVIYLIFNEGYAATKGDAIVRADLCIKAIRLGQLVRQLLAPQPPSEVTALVALMLLHDSRRNARLDEAGDLILLEDQDRSRWNHLQIAEALPLVEEALLFGTGVYALQAAIAALHCQATRAEETDWAQIVRLYEVLERLQPSPIVTLNRAVAIAMADSPQAAFGLIDSLAPELDSYHLFHATRADLFRRVGALEEATQSYTRALELVTNDSERRFLERRLREVQPNIQSS, from the coding sequence ATGGCTTCAATCCCAAAAATAGATGTGGCTCAAGCAATTGCTGCCCTTTATCGAACTGAATGGGGGCGCATTGTTGCTATTCTGATTCGGCTGGTCGGAGATTTTGATGTAGCTGAAGAAGCTGCACAGGCAGCATTTACAGCGGCAGTGAATCAGTGGGAAAGCGACGGTATTCCTGATCGTCCCCGTGCCTGGATTATCCGAACTGCCCGGTACAAGGCGATCGATCACCTCCGACGACGCACGAAACTGACCGAAAAACTGGAGTGGTATGCGGCATCTGGCTTAATTCCATCCACTGAAGAACCAACCTATGACAGTGATGAAATTGGAGACGATCGCCTGCGATTAATCTTTACCTGCTGTCACCCGGCACTGGCAACGGAAACTCAAGTAGCGTTGACCCTCCGAATGTTGGGTGGACTGGAAACCGACGAAATTGCCCGCGCCTTTCTTATACCGACTGCAACAATGGCACAACGGTTAGTTCGTGCTAAACGCAAAATTCGAGACGCAGGCATTCCTTACAAAGTACCTGAGACGGCTGATATCGCTCCCCGGATAGAGGCAGTCCTGACAGTCATTTATCTCATCTTCAACGAAGGCTATGCCGCAACCAAAGGAGATGCGATCGTGCGGGCTGACCTCTGCATCAAAGCGATTCGCTTGGGGCAACTGGTGCGGCAATTGCTGGCACCCCAACCCCCATCTGAAGTCACAGCACTGGTGGCGCTGATGTTATTGCACGATTCGCGGCGCAATGCGCGTCTAGATGAGGCAGGCGATTTGATTTTGCTAGAAGATCAGGATCGCAGTCGTTGGAACCATCTACAGATTGCTGAGGCGTTACCTCTGGTAGAGGAAGCGTTGCTCTTTGGAACCGGAGTGTATGCCCTGCAAGCGGCGATCGCCGCCCTCCATTGTCAGGCAACCCGCGCCGAAGAAACAGACTGGGCGCAGATCGTGCGGCTCTATGAGGTGTTGGAACGCTTGCAGCCCTCACCCATTGTTACCTTGAACCGAGCAGTGGCGATCGCAATGGCAGACAGTCCTCAAGCCGCATTTGGACTGATTGATAGCCTTGCTCCAGAACTGGACAGCTATCATCTCTTTCATGCCACCCGTGCAGATTTATTCCGGCGTGTTGGAGCATTAGAGGAAGCGACCCAGAGCTATACACGGGCACTAGAATTAGTGACAAATGACAGTGAGCGTCGTTTTTTGGAACGTCGGTTGCGCGAAGTTCAACCTAACATTCAGTCCAGCTAA